In a single window of the Cervus elaphus chromosome 1, mCerEla1.1, whole genome shotgun sequence genome:
- the TAGLN gene encoding transgelin, giving the protein MANKGPSYGMSREVQSKIEKKYDEELEERLVEWIVVQCGPDVGRPDRGRLGFQVWLKNGVILSKLVNSLYPDGSKPVKVPENPPSMVFKQMEQVAQFLKAAEDYGVTKTDMFQTVDLFEGKDLAAVQRTLMALGSLAVTKNDGHYRGDPNWFMKKAQEHKREFTESQLQEGKHVIGLQMGSNRGASQAGMTGYGRPRQIIS; this is encoded by the exons ATGGCCAACAAGGGTCCTTCCTATGGCATGAGCCGGGAAGTGCAGTCGAAAATCGAGAAGAAGTATGACGAGGAGCTGGAGGAGCGGCTGGTGGAGTGGATCGTAGTGCAGTGCGGCCCCGATGTGGGGCGCCCCGACCGTGGGCGCCTGGGCTTCCAGGTCTGGCTGAAGAACGGCGTG ATTCTGAGCAAGCTGGTCAACAGCCTGTATCCTGATGGCTCCAAGCCAGTGAAGGTGCCCGAGAACCCGCCCTCCATGGTCTTCAAGCAGATGGAGCAGGTGGCTCAGTTCCTGAAGGCCGCTGAGGATTATGGCGTCACCAAGACTGACATGTTCCAGACCGTTGACCTCTTTGAAG GCAAAGACCTGGCGGCGGTGCAGAGGACCTTGATGGCCCTGGGCAGCTTGGCGGTGACCAAGAATGATGGACACTACCGTGGAGATCCCAACTGGTTCATGAA GAAAGCCCAGGAGCATAAGAGGGAATTCACGGAGAGCCAGCTGCAGGAGGGCAAGCATGTCATCGGCCTACAGATGGGCAGCAACAGAGGGGCCTCGCAGGCTGGCATGACGGGCTACGGGCGGCCCCGGCAGATCATCAGTTAA